The proteins below are encoded in one region of Pseudomonas putida S13.1.2:
- a CDS encoding AAA family ATPase: protein MFYLPLPSDQADRLASEPNTDFFSTASVLEAAAVLFVQNLPRQPATASADAQERRFAEIVRIANEVETAAPGRFQSQVAQHFDREAFAMGLGMLGENGIALLSGEVKYTVDELLDSEGQWNFQFADIYRQRATPLHPVYLPSLASDLMLSDQQNRLLREFLSGIDESVAVQGFAGTGKTFLIHQFARLLEPQRTLLLAMTEGQLRALQARVKDAAAYTALTFGQLADELLNRDLTSNGWRLRDPYRTKLSWRPQNEQVVRWLAIPDIGPLAARDVVALCIRAVRTFCHSADTQLQLHHLPWAGPGTSPLDQEVLLEKARLYWQELIRPSARDVQLPVRDYHRVKLLSLTGHVIDSRYTHVIVDEAHELSAPMLDVLDRSPQSIIALGDELQNLNGLSPHHGSFIRQRCIDHSLRAGPAMDNVLNPLIQAHPAAIQAAFSGSAEHYTRVSFFDTVTVPEQPTALIVDDEWGLFGWFQRLTHQSVPFVLLKSARKDFELFVEDCIELYRFGTRPRHPMLFRYASWQALEQDKGDDKAFNAVANMLRKGYTPEHFAKAKSRYRWDKAPKLFLGRVRDVKNMEFARVMVSPELMVPPQVAGNRNERARMLAGLYTACSRARHELIVPGGMLDWVKDQVRD from the coding sequence ATGTTCTACCTGCCTTTGCCCAGCGACCAGGCCGACCGCCTCGCCAGCGAACCCAACACCGACTTTTTCAGCACTGCCAGCGTCCTCGAAGCCGCCGCAGTGCTGTTCGTGCAAAACCTGCCGCGCCAGCCCGCCACCGCCTCGGCCGATGCACAAGAACGCCGTTTCGCCGAAATCGTGCGCATCGCCAACGAAGTTGAAACCGCCGCCCCCGGGCGCTTTCAAAGCCAGGTAGCGCAACACTTTGATCGTGAAGCCTTTGCCATGGGCCTGGGCATGCTGGGCGAAAACGGCATTGCCCTGCTTTCAGGCGAGGTGAAGTACACCGTAGACGAACTGCTGGATAGCGAAGGCCAGTGGAATTTCCAGTTCGCCGACATCTATCGCCAGCGAGCCACACCGCTGCATCCGGTGTACCTGCCGTCGCTGGCCAGCGACCTGATGCTCAGCGACCAGCAGAACCGCCTGCTGCGCGAGTTTCTCAGTGGTATCGACGAGTCAGTGGCGGTGCAGGGATTTGCTGGCACTGGCAAGACCTTCCTGATTCACCAGTTCGCCCGCCTGCTGGAGCCACAGCGCACGTTGCTGCTGGCAATGACCGAAGGCCAGTTGCGCGCGCTGCAGGCGCGGGTAAAGGACGCTGCCGCCTACACGGCGCTGACCTTCGGCCAGTTGGCTGACGAACTTCTCAACCGCGACCTCACCAGCAACGGCTGGCGTCTGCGCGACCCGTATCGCACCAAACTGTCATGGCGCCCGCAGAATGAGCAGGTTGTACGTTGGCTGGCCATCCCTGACATCGGCCCGCTCGCCGCGCGCGATGTGGTTGCCTTGTGCATCCGCGCCGTGCGCACGTTCTGCCACAGTGCCGACACCCAGCTTCAACTGCACCACTTGCCCTGGGCCGGGCCTGGCACTTCACCGCTGGACCAGGAGGTGCTGCTGGAAAAAGCCCGCCTGTACTGGCAAGAGCTGATTCGCCCGTCCGCGCGGGACGTCCAGTTGCCTGTGCGCGACTACCACCGGGTCAAGCTGCTGTCGTTGACCGGTCATGTGATCGATAGCCGCTACACCCACGTGATCGTCGACGAGGCCCACGAGCTGTCGGCACCGATGCTTGACGTGCTGGATCGCAGCCCGCAGTCGATCATTGCCCTGGGCGACGAATTGCAGAACCTCAACGGCCTCAGCCCGCACCATGGCAGCTTTATCCGCCAGCGCTGCATCGACCATTCGCTGCGTGCCGGGCCGGCGATGGACAATGTGCTCAACCCGCTGATCCAGGCGCACCCGGCGGCGATCCAGGCGGCCTTTAGTGGCAGCGCCGAGCATTACACCCGGGTCAGTTTCTTCGATACGGTGACGGTGCCGGAACAGCCTACGGCGCTGATCGTCGATGACGAATGGGGGCTGTTTGGCTGGTTCCAGCGCCTTACGCACCAAAGTGTGCCGTTCGTATTGCTGAAAAGCGCGCGCAAGGACTTCGAACTGTTCGTCGAGGACTGCATCGAGCTGTACCGCTTTGGCACTCGACCGCGTCACCCGATGTTGTTCCGCTACGCCAGTTGGCAGGCGCTGGAGCAGGACAAGGGCGATGACAAGGCGTTCAATGCCGTGGCCAACATGCTGCGCAAAGGCTATACGCCGGAGCATTTTGCCAAAGCCAAGAGCCGTTACCGCTGGGACAAGGCGCCCAAGCTGTTCCTGGGGCGGGTACGGGATGTGAAAAACATGGAGTTCGCCCGGGTGATGGTGTCGCCGGAGCTGATGGTGCCGCCGCAGGTGGCGGGTAACCGCAATGAGCGGGCGCGGATGCTGGCGGGGCTGTATACCGCCTGTTCGCGGGCGCGGCATGAACTGATCGTGCCGGGGGGGATGCTGGACTGGGTCAAGGACCAGGTTCGGGACTGA
- a CDS encoding helix-turn-helix domain-containing protein, translated as MTTPNALQVQAFHTTDVSEQVRATPGWQQQYRQMSPGHFSGELRWLGMEGVEVYEERLNTRVEQFFRAPSGSLAFCFDRSENSLYLLNEQSRNIWITPENYQEVAVVFDQAFLARHGLDPQRLEGLFMVPLGSGQNALFGSWLSATLTRLGQADCPLQGQALAEQLLEDCLFILDNASQRLQGVALGRRGEERAIMRRVSEWAADCPEETLNLMELADVAGVSLRQLQQAFKAFTGMPPAQWLRLRRLNGARRDLLRDGRATVAEVAMRWSFWHLGRFSESYRQLFKEFPSETLKRGRG; from the coding sequence GTGACAACGCCCAATGCGCTGCAAGTCCAGGCCTTCCATACCACCGACGTCTCCGAGCAAGTGCGCGCTACCCCCGGCTGGCAGCAGCAGTACCGGCAGATGTCGCCGGGGCATTTCAGCGGTGAGCTGCGCTGGCTGGGCATGGAGGGCGTGGAGGTGTACGAGGAGCGACTGAATACCCGCGTAGAGCAGTTTTTCCGGGCACCGAGCGGTTCACTGGCGTTTTGCTTCGACCGCAGCGAAAACAGCCTGTACTTGCTGAACGAGCAAAGCCGCAATATCTGGATAACCCCGGAGAACTACCAGGAAGTGGCAGTGGTGTTCGACCAGGCCTTCCTGGCCCGCCATGGGCTGGACCCGCAGCGCCTCGAAGGGTTGTTCATGGTGCCCCTGGGCAGTGGGCAGAACGCCTTGTTTGGCAGTTGGCTGAGTGCCACGCTGACGCGCCTGGGGCAGGCCGATTGCCCATTGCAGGGGCAGGCTCTGGCGGAGCAGCTGCTGGAGGATTGCCTGTTCATCCTCGATAACGCCAGCCAGCGCCTGCAGGGCGTAGCGTTGGGGCGGCGCGGTGAAGAACGGGCGATCATGCGTCGGGTCAGCGAATGGGCGGCCGATTGCCCCGAGGAGACGTTGAACCTGATGGAGCTGGCAGATGTTGCCGGGGTCTCGTTGCGCCAGTTGCAGCAGGCATTCAAGGCATTTACCGGCATGCCGCCAGCGCAGTGGCTGCGCTTGCGCCGGCTTAACGGCGCCCGGCGCGATTTGTTACGCGATGGCAGGGCGACCGTGGCCGAGGTCGCGATGCGCTGGTCATTCTGGCATTTGGGAAGGTTTTCAGAGAGTTACCGGCAATTGTTCAAGGAGTTTCCGAGCGAGACCTTGAAGCGGGGCAGGGGCTAA
- a CDS encoding glutamine synthetase family protein, whose translation MNAPFDQLYTWLKEHRITEVECVISDLTGIARGKIAPTAKFLHERGMRLPESVLLQTVTGDYVDDDIYYNLLDAADIDMVCRPDPSAVYQIPWAIEPTAIVIHDTFDKQGNPIELSPRNVLKKVLKLYADKGWQPIVAPEMEFYLTKRCEDPDLPLQVPLGRSGRAESGRQSFSIDAANEFDPLFEDVYDWCEIQGLDLDTLIHEDGPAQMEINFRHGDALDLADQITVFKRTMREAALKHNVAATFMAKPITDEPGSAMHLHQSVVDIATGKPIFANEDGSMSQLFLHHIGGLQKYIPKLLPMFAPNVNSFRRFLPDTSAPVNVEWGEENRTAGLRVPTSSPEAMRVENRLPGADANPYLAIAASLLCGYLGMVEKLDPSAPVKGRAYERRNLRLPITIEDALQHMEDCETVQQYLGKQFVQGYVAVKRAEHENYKRVISSWEREFLMMSV comes from the coding sequence ATGAACGCCCCCTTCGATCAGCTGTACACCTGGCTGAAAGAACACCGCATCACCGAAGTCGAATGCGTGATCAGCGACCTGACCGGCATCGCCCGCGGCAAGATCGCGCCCACCGCCAAGTTTCTCCACGAGCGTGGCATGCGCCTGCCCGAAAGCGTGCTGCTGCAGACGGTCACCGGCGACTACGTTGACGATGACATCTACTACAACCTCCTCGATGCCGCCGACATCGACATGGTCTGCCGCCCCGACCCCTCCGCCGTGTACCAGATCCCGTGGGCGATCGAGCCAACGGCGATCGTGATCCACGACACCTTCGACAAGCAAGGCAACCCCATCGAGCTGTCGCCGCGCAACGTTCTCAAGAAAGTGCTCAAGCTATACGCCGACAAGGGCTGGCAGCCCATCGTCGCCCCCGAGATGGAGTTCTACCTCACCAAGCGCTGTGAAGACCCGGACTTGCCATTGCAAGTACCGCTGGGGCGTTCTGGCCGTGCCGAAAGCGGCCGCCAGTCGTTCTCGATCGATGCCGCCAACGAATTCGACCCGCTGTTCGAGGACGTCTACGACTGGTGCGAGATCCAGGGCCTGGACCTGGACACGCTGATCCACGAAGACGGCCCTGCGCAAATGGAAATCAACTTCCGCCACGGCGACGCCCTGGACCTGGCCGACCAGATCACCGTGTTCAAGCGCACCATGCGCGAAGCTGCGCTCAAGCACAACGTGGCCGCAACCTTCATGGCCAAACCGATCACCGACGAGCCAGGCAGTGCCATGCACTTGCACCAGAGCGTGGTCGACATCGCCACCGGCAAGCCAATCTTCGCCAATGAAGACGGCAGCATGAGCCAGCTGTTTTTGCACCACATCGGCGGTTTGCAGAAGTACATCCCCAAGCTGCTGCCGATGTTCGCGCCCAACGTCAACTCGTTCCGCCGCTTCCTGCCGGACACCTCGGCCCCGGTGAACGTCGAGTGGGGTGAAGAAAACCGCACCGCCGGGCTGCGCGTGCCCACCTCCAGCCCGGAGGCAATGCGGGTGGAAAACCGCCTGCCGGGCGCCGATGCCAACCCCTACCTGGCCATCGCCGCCAGCCTCCTGTGCGGCTACCTGGGCATGGTCGAAAAGCTTGATCCCAGCGCGCCAGTGAAGGGCCGTGCCTACGAACGGCGCAACCTGCGCCTGCCGATCACCATCGAAGACGCGCTGCAGCACATGGAAGACTGCGAGACCGTGCAGCAGTACCTGGGCAAGCAGTTCGTCCAGGGCTATGTGGCCGTCAAGCGTGCCGAGCACGAGAACTACAAGCGGGTCATCAGCTCCTGGGAGCGTGAGTTCCTGATGATGAGCGTCTGA